A genome region from Gadus chalcogrammus isolate NIFS_2021 chromosome 7, NIFS_Gcha_1.0, whole genome shotgun sequence includes the following:
- the LOC130386021 gene encoding endosialin-like has translation MHLPWMLLLLCAYGAPVARGQAADEAPRPGDTLCHAERGCYAVFVQRKTFREAGRSCREHGGTLATLHSDAAADAVNRLLASMEPRGARARLRLWMGLHRAPRQCSSTRPLRGFVWVTGDQEGQYSNWLREEAPGACLGPRCVALTVPASESARDGGGGGGGGGDHFRWLDGACGLSLDGFVCQYHFKGMCPPLEPEAGGEPPRYTTPFRLTSALLTHVPFGSVAVAAPCPADAAAGPAERTALCVEREDGGVGWSAALPLCSPPRGEEMEDQEDREDPDFCSRGDHGCEHHCQLTRSDYACFCSVGFTLDEDGYGCNPDDDDGGTTPAPTDGWGHPETSSPPPRVDPACVAAGCQYDCVEAARGVRCTCPPGYQVGRDGRGCADVDECAQRPCLQQCVNSPGTFHCACYPGYGPDEEGECVDVDECLDEATCQGGCRNTEGSYSCQCDRGYEQGSGGECQDVDECERESPCQQRCLNFVGRFVCFCENGYTLRPDGVTCEALPEDEEYSTLTPDPEDGAPEPDHTPYTPPDDADADAGRGRPWLSSYTPDPGFDSDWLTEPPGETSPNVAPPRGSDGHLDQWEGRSPRPHHTAPPPTQPRSDAGETGAGGDAGDGADAGVEVPNQSGSHPGAVAKVGGGSGGGMRDGASAGGRGEAQAGEDSGEAESAAGKRKHDKSWLLVALLVPLCVFLVVMLALGIVYCTSCAVDKSHRLSDCYRWLLPAATPAATPTSNGKPQA, from the exons ATGCATCTCCCTTGGATGCTTCTGCTGCTCTGCGCCTACGGGGCCCCGGTCGCTCGGGGCCAGGCCGCGGACGAGGCCCCGCGGCCCGGGGACACGCTGTGCCACGCCGAGCGGGGCTGCTACGCCGTCTTCGTCCAGCGGAAGACCTTCCGGGAGGCGGGCCGCAGCTGCCGGGAGCACGGCGGCACCCTGGCCACGCTGCACAGCGACGCGGCCGCCGACGCCGTCAACCGCCTGCTGGCCTCCATGGAGCCGCGGGGGGCCCGGGCGCGCCTCCGCCTCTGGATGGGGCTGCACCGCGCGCCCCGCCAGTGCTCCTCCACCCGGCCGCTCCGAGGATTCGTCTGGGTCACAG GAGACCAGGAAGGCCAGTACAGCAACTGGCTGCGAGAGGAGGCCCCCGGGGCTTGCTTGGGGCCCCGCTGCGTGGCCCTGACCGTGCCCGCCTCTGAGAGCGCCcgggacggcggcggcggcggcggcggcggcggcgaccaCTTCCGCTGGCTGGACGGAGCGTGCGGCCTGTCCCTCGACGGCTTCGTCTGCCAGTACCACTTCAAGGGCATGTGCCCGCCGCTGGAGCCCGAGGCGGGCGGGGAGCCGCCCCGCTACACCACCCCCTTCCGTCTCACCAGCGCCCTGCTCACCCACGTCCCCTTCGgctcggtggcggtggcggcgcccTGCCCCGCCGACGCCGCCGCCGGTCCCGCGGAGCGCACGGCGCTCTGCGTGGAGCGGGAGGACGGCGGCGTGGGCTGGTCCGCCGCCCTGCcgctctgctcccccccccgcggggaggagatggaggaccaggaggaccgGGAGGACCCCGACTTTTGCAGCCGCGGCGACCACGGCTGCGAGCACCACTGCCAGCTCACCCGCAGCGACTACGCCTGCTTCTGCTCGGTGGGCTTCACCCTGGACGAGGACGGCTACGGGTGCAAccccgacgacgacgacggcgggACCACCCCGGCGCCGACCGACGGCTGGGGGCACCCCGAGACCAGCAGCCCCCCGCCCCGGGTGGACCCCGCCTGCGTGGCGGCCGGGTGCCAGTACGACTGCGTGGAGGCGGCGCGGGGGGTCCGCTGCACCTGCCCCCCGGGGTACCAGGTGGGCCGGGACGGGCGGGGCTGCGCCGACGTGGACGAGTGCGCCCAGAGGCCCTGCCTGCAGCAGTGCGTCAACAGCCCCGGGACCTTCCACTGCGCCTGCTACCCGGGCTACGGGCCCGACGAGGAGGGCGAGTGCGTGGACGTGGACGAGTGCCTGGACGAGGCCACCTGCCAGGGGGGGTGCCGGAACACCGAGGGCTCCTACAGCTGCCAGTGCGACCGGGGCTACGAGCAGGGCAGCGGCGGCGAGTGCCAGGACGTGGACGAGTGCGAGCGGGAGTCGCCGTGCCAGCAGCGCTGTCTCAACTTTGTGGGGCGGTTTGTGTGCTTCTGCGAGAACGGATACACCCTGCGCCCCGACGGAGTGACGTGCGAGGCCCTCCCCGAGGACGAGGAGTACTCCACGCTGACCCCCGACCCCGAGGACGGGGCCCCCGAGCCCGACCACACCCCCTACACCCCGCCCGACGACGCAGACGCCGACGCCGGCCGGGGGCGCCCCTGGCTCTCCTCCTACACCCCGGACCCCGGCTTCGATTCGGACTGGCTCACGGAGCCTCCCGGCGAGACCTCTCCTAACGTAGCTCCTCCCCGCGGCTCCGACGGCCACCTCGACCAATGGGAGGGCCGCTCCCCGAGGCCACATCACACGGCCCCGCCTCCCACGCAACCCCGATCAGACGCCGGCGAGACGGGCGCGGGCGGGGACGCGGGAGACGGGGCGGACGCCGGCGTGGAGGTGCCCAATCAGTCCGGGTCCCACCCCGGGGCCGTGGCCAAGGtcgggggggggtccgggggcggGATGCGGGACGGCGCCTCggccggggggaggggcgagGCTCAGGCGGGGGAGGACTCGGGAGAGGCGGAGTCCGCCGCCGGAAAGCGGAAGCATGACAAGAGCTGGCTGCTGGTGGCCCTCCTGGTGCCGCTGTGCGTGTTCCTGGTGGTGATGCTGGCGCTGGGCATCGTGTACTGCACCAGCTGCGCCGTAGACAAGAGCCACCGCCTCTCGGACTGCTACCGCTGGCTGCTGCCCGCCGCCACGCCCGCCGCCACGCCCACCAGCAACGGCAAGCCCCAAGCATGA